A portion of the Camelus bactrianus isolate YW-2024 breed Bactrian camel chromosome 25, ASM4877302v1, whole genome shotgun sequence genome contains these proteins:
- the ANXA13 gene encoding annexin A13 isoform X2 — protein sequence MGNRHAKEKSHQGFDADRDAKKLNKACKGMGTDEAAIIEILSSRTSNERQQIKQKYKTTYGKDLEEVLKGELSGNFEKTALALLDRPSEYAARQLRKAMKGLGTDEAVLIEVLCTKTNTEIIAIKEAYQRLFDKSLEADVKDDTSGNLKKILVSLLQANRDEEDNVDKDLAGQDAKELYDAGEGRWGSDELTFNEVLARRSRKQLRATFEAYQILIGKDIEEAIEAETSGDLQKAYLTLVRSARDLQGYFADRLYKSMKGAGTDEDTLIDIIVTRAEVDLQGIKAKFQEKYQKSLSDMVRSDTSGDFRKLLVALLH from the exons GAACTGATGAAGCCGCCATCATTGAAATCTTATCAAGCAGGACATCGAATGAGAGgcagcaaataaaacaaaagtacaAGACAACGTATGGCAAG GACCTGGAGGAGGTGCTCAAGGGTGAACTGAGTGGAAACTTCGAGAAGACAGCTCTGGCCCTTCTGGACCGCCCCAGTGAGTACGCTGCCCGGCAGCTGCGGAAGGCCATGAAGGGCCTGGGCACGGACGAGGCGGTGCTCATCGAGGTCCTGTGCACGAAAACTAACACG GAAATCATTGCCATTAAAGAAGCCTACCAAAGGT TATTTGACAAGAGCCTTGAAGCAGATGTCAAAGATGACACAAGTGGAAAcctaaaaaaaattctggtatcCCTGCTACAG GCTAATCGTGATGAAGAAGATAATGTGGACAAAGATCTAGCTGGTCAGGATGCCAAAGAATTGTATGAT GCAGGGGAAGGCCGCTGGGGCAGCGACGAACTGACCTTCAACGAAGTCCTGGCCAGGAGGAGTCGCAAGCAGTTACGAGCCACCTTTGAAGCCTATCAAATT CTCATCGGCAAAGACATCGAGGAAGCCATCGAAGCGGAGACGTCAGGCGATCTGCAGAAGGCCTACTTGACGCTCG TGAGGAGTGCCCGGGACCTCCAGGGCTATTTTGCTGACCGTCTGTACAAGTCCATGAAGGGTGCGGGGACCGATGAGGACACGCTCATTGACATCATTGTGACCAGGGCGGAG GTGGACCTTCAGGGGATAAAAGCAAAGTTCCAAGAGAAGTATCAGAAGTCTCTCTCCGACATGGTTCGCTCAGACACCTCTGGGGACTTCAGGAAACTGCTGGTGGCCCTCTTGCACTGA